DNA sequence from the Nocardia sp. BMG111209 genome:
ATGTAACGGCTCGCCGTCGGGGCCCGATATCCAGATCGGTACCGTGCGGTTGCCAGACCCCCGACCCGGCAACCGCACGGGCCTCGTACTCCGGCCCTACAGCGGCGTTCGCATCAGCACCACGTTGTACTGATTGTGGATCGTGAGCAGGAAATACAGGTCGCGCCCGGTTTGATACGGGTAGATCATCGGCGCGTACTGGGTGGGCAGATCACGGGAGTCGATCAGTTGCCGCGGCTCGCTCCACGGGCCCTCCGGGTTGGGGGCGGTGCGCAGCACGACCGAATTCGCGCCGTCGGTGGTCATCATGACGTACTGGTGCAGGTAGTCGTTCCATTGCACGGACAGTTCGGCCACATCGCCGACGATGGGTGCGGCGACCTTGGCGTCGCCCGGCTTCCAGTTCTTGCCGTCCCAGTACTCGTAGGCGTCCATATTCGCGACGTCGGCCTCCTTGGCCCGGGAGACGAAACCCGGATTACCGCGCCCGGAGGGGGTGCCGTAGCGGTAGACGTAGCCACCGGCCTTCAGGAAGGCGTTCTGCTGGAAGTTCTCGAAGCCGTCCTCGTTGGCGCGGCGGGTGGTGGGCAACTGCGCCCAGGTCTGCCCGTCGTCGCCGGAGACCGCGAGGGTGGCGAAGTTCGTGGTCCAGTGCCCGTCGGCCTGCCATTCGTGCACCGACATCAGGCTCAGGTACTGCACGCCGTTCACCGAGACCCCGGCGGTCGGGATGAAGCTGACCTCGATACCCGGGATCTTCGGGCTGGGCAGGGGATTGTCGACGAAACTCGAGTAGTGGACACCCGCGCCCGGATCGCCGGGCGCGCTGCGGAAGATCACGTTCGACCGCCAGGCCCACAGGCTGCCGGCGAGCAGATTCGGCACGCCGAGTCCGGCCGTGTCGCCGTAGACGGTGAGCATCTGCCCGCGCCCGTCGTCCCACATGATGCCGAGGTCGGTGCCGATCACGTTGGACTGGTCGGTGTGGTTCGGACTGTTCATCCCGGTGGCCTGGTAGATCGCCTGGGTCGCCCCGTGCAGCTGCGGCAGGCCCACGGTGCCGTTGAGCACCGGAATGGGGTTGATGTCGTTGGGGTTCGCGTGTGCCGCACCGAGGCCGCCTGCCAGGAATACGACCGCCGCGCTGACCCCGGCAAGTGCGGACAGTCGTCTGGTCATCAGTCAGCGCTCCTTCGTCGTCGGCCGCCGGTTATTCTGCCTCTTCCGCGCTCGCGATGTGAGCCTTGCACAGCCGAATTTTTGCGCTCAGGTTACCTACGTCACGGTTGCGAATCGATTGCTGTAGAACGATAACGGCCCCGCAGCCGGACTCGGATTCCGGGTGCGGGGCCGATATCTGCCGACGTCAGAACGCGGCTTCGTCGAGCTCCATGATGTCGTTGTCGAGGTTGGCCAGCACGGTGCGGATGGCCGTCAGCGCGGGCAACTGATTGCGTGCGAAGAACTGTGCGACCGCGATTTTGCCGGTGTAGAAGTTCACATCCGCACCCGTTGCCCCGTTGTCGAGGGCCTTGATCGCGATCTCGGCCTGCTGCAACAGCTGCCAGCCGATCAGCAGATCGCCGACCGACAGCAGGAACCGCACCGAACCCAGACCGACCTTGTACAGCTCGCTGGACTCCTCGCCGGCGCCGAGCAGATGCCCGGTCAGCGTGGCGGCCATGGCCTGCACATCCTCGAGCGCGGTGGCGAGCAGCGTGCGCTCGGCCTTCAGCCGGCCGTTGCCGCCCTCACGGTCGATGAACTTCTGCACCTGACCGGCCACGTGACCCAGGGCCACGCCGCGGTCGCGGGCGATCTTGCGGAAGAAGAAGTCCTGCGCCTGGATCGCGGTGGTGCCCTCGTACAGCGAGTCGATCTTCGAATCGCGGATGTACTGCTCGATCGGATAGTCCTGCAGGAAGCCGGAACCGCCCAGGGTCTGCAGCGATTCGGTCAGGTACCGGTAGGCCCGCTCCGAGCCGACGCCCTTCACGATCGGCAGCAGCAGATCGTTGACCCGCGCGGCCAGTTCGGCGTCCGCGCCGGACACGTGCTCGGCCACGACCACGTCCTGATGGGCGGCGGTGTACAGGTACACCGCGCGCAGGCCCTCGGCGTACGCCTTCTGCATCGCCAGGCTGCGGCGCACGTCGGGGTGGTGGGTGATGGTGACGCGCGGGGCGGCCTTGTCCGACATCTTGGTCAGGTCGGCACCCTGCACCCGCTGCTTGGCGTAGTCCAGCGCGGTCAGGTAGCCGGTGGACAGGGTGCCGATGGCCTTGGTGCCCACCATCATCCGCGCGTGCTCGATGACCTGGAACATCTGCGCGATGCCGTTGTGCACATCGCCGACCAGCCAGCCCTTGGCCGGCACGCCGTGCCCGCCGAAGGTGACCTCGCAGGTCGTGGAGACCTTCAGGCCCATCTTGTGCTCGACGTTGGTGACGAAGACGCCGTTGCGCTCGCCCTTCTCACCGGTCTCCGGATCGAAGTGGAACTTCGGGACGAAGAACAGCGACAGGCCCTTGGTGCCCGGTCCGGCGCCCTCGGGGCGGGCCAGCACCAGATGCATGATGTTCGGGAACAGGTCGTCGGAGTCGGCGGAGGTGATGAACCGCTTGACGCCCTCGATGTGCCAGGAGCCGTCCTCCTGCTTGACGGCCTTGGTGCGGCCCGCGCCCACGTCGGAGCCGGCATCCGGCTCGGTGAGCACCATGGTGGCGCCCCAGCCCTGCTCGACGGCGAGCTTGGCCCACTGCTTCTGCTCGTCGGTGCCGTTGTCGTAGAAGATGTTCGCGAAGCCCGCGCCCGCGGCGTACATGAACGCGGCCGGCTGCGAGCCGAGGACCAACTCCGCGATGGCCCAGTAGGCGGTGCGCGGGAACGGGATACCGCCGAGCTCCTCGGCGATGCCCAGCTTGTCCCAGCCGCCCTCGGACAGGGTGCGGTAGCTCTTCTTGAACGACTCCGGGAGCTTCACGCTGTGCGTCTCGGGGTCGAAGATCGGAGGATTGCGATCGGCGTCGGCGAACGATTCACCGAGCGGGCCCTCGGCCAGCCGGCGTACCTCGGTCAGCATGTCCTTGACGGTCTCCGCGTCGAGATCGCCGAACGCGCCGGACTCGAGGATCGATCCCAGGCCGAGCACCTCGAAGAGGTTGAACTCCAGGTCCCGGACGTTGCTCTTGTAGTGACCCATTTTTGTTCTCTCCGTTGAGTTAGGTGCGGTCGGTTCCTTCTGCCGTTCCCGCCCGTTGTCCACCGAATCCCTCGCCCCTGGCGTTGTGCCGTCGGTTGATCGGCGAGGTTGCTACCAGCGGGTAACTTACACTGTATATTACTCGCGGGTAACGCATCGATCCAGGGCCTCACCTGCGGATGTGACCCGGAAAACACTGTGATGTAAAACACGTTTCGATGGGTATCGGTGCGTTGCCGTGGGCTCGCCGGGCGATCCGGCGGGGTGATTCGGGGGTGCGCGGTTACGGTGGGGCGGTGCGCCTCGAGACCAGTGCCGGACCTGCCGAGATCGAGTTGGACGTAGCCGATCGGCCGCGGTTGTTGCTGTTGCTGACCCACGGTTCGGGGGGTGGGGTGGACGCGAAAGACCTTCTCGTCGTGCGGGATCGCGCATCGGCGGCCGGGGCGGTGGTCGCTCGGGTGGTTCAGCCGTATCGGGTGGCCGGGCGGCGGGCGCCGGGGTCGGTCGCTACTCAGGATGCGGCTTGGCTCGAGGTCGTTTCGCAGGTGCGGGAACGGTTTCCGGATGTGCCGCTGGTCCAGGGCGGGCGGAGTAACGGTGCTCGGGTGGCTTGCCGTACGGCGGTTGCGGCGGGGGCCGGCGGTGTACTTGCGCTGTCTTTTCCGTTGCATCCGCCGGGGAAGCCGGAGAAGAGTCGGCGGGAGGAGTTGCTGGCGGCTTCGGCTGCGGTCGATGTCGTGGTGATCAACGGGGAGCGTGACCCGTTCGGTATCCCTGATGCGGGTGACGCTGCCGAGGTGAAAATCGTTCCAGGACAGCCACACTCCTTTCGCGCGGGCTTCGAACTGATCGGTGCGACGGTGGATCCGTGGTTGAGCCGTTGGGCTGCGTGACGGGCTGTATTTTCGGCCTCCGCTTCGCTCCGGCGGGTTCGCGGCCCCCTTTGTCTCGGTCCTTCCCTCCTCCGGTCAGTCGCTGCGCTCCCTCCCTCCGTCAGTCCAGGACCGAGACGGGCCGCGAACAGGCGTGCTGGGCCATGCGAATTGGTGACCGCCGACCCGGTCCGGCTCCGGTCACCGATCCGCAGGCACACCTCCGCTCACCTGAATACGGTCACCAATACGCAGGCCCAACACGCCTGTTTGTGCCCCGACCCCCTGTTCCCGGTCACCAATCCGCAGGCTCCACACGCCTGTTCGCGGCCCGGCCCGATCCTGGACTGACGGAGGCGGGGGAGCGAAGCGGAGGAGCCGGAGGAGGGAAGGATCGGGCCCGGAGGGCCGCGAACCCGCCGGAGCGAAGCGGAGGCCAAAAACACAGCCTGTCACCACCAAGCAGGCCCAACCCCGCATTGTGCCCCGTGCCCTACCGAAGCTGCGGTTCAGAGCGCAATTGTGCCGTGCTCGCCGGGAGCGATCCGGGTCATCACCACCAGAGTGCCCTGAATCTCGGTCTGCTCCTGGGGTATC
Encoded proteins:
- a CDS encoding DUF4185 domain-containing protein — protein: MTRRLSALAGVSAAVVFLAGGLGAAHANPNDINPIPVLNGTVGLPQLHGATQAIYQATGMNSPNHTDQSNVIGTDLGIMWDDGRGQMLTVYGDTAGLGVPNLLAGSLWAWRSNVIFRSAPGDPGAGVHYSSFVDNPLPSPKIPGIEVSFIPTAGVSVNGVQYLSLMSVHEWQADGHWTTNFATLAVSGDDGQTWAQLPTTRRANEDGFENFQQNAFLKAGGYVYRYGTPSGRGNPGFVSRAKEADVANMDAYEYWDGKNWKPGDAKVAAPIVGDVAELSVQWNDYLHQYVMMTTDGANSVVLRTAPNPEGPWSEPRQLIDSRDLPTQYAPMIYPYQTGRDLYFLLTIHNQYNVVLMRTPL
- a CDS encoding acyl-CoA dehydrogenase, coding for MGHYKSNVRDLEFNLFEVLGLGSILESGAFGDLDAETVKDMLTEVRRLAEGPLGESFADADRNPPIFDPETHSVKLPESFKKSYRTLSEGGWDKLGIAEELGGIPFPRTAYWAIAELVLGSQPAAFMYAAGAGFANIFYDNGTDEQKQWAKLAVEQGWGATMVLTEPDAGSDVGAGRTKAVKQEDGSWHIEGVKRFITSADSDDLFPNIMHLVLARPEGAGPGTKGLSLFFVPKFHFDPETGEKGERNGVFVTNVEHKMGLKVSTTCEVTFGGHGVPAKGWLVGDVHNGIAQMFQVIEHARMMVGTKAIGTLSTGYLTALDYAKQRVQGADLTKMSDKAAPRVTITHHPDVRRSLAMQKAYAEGLRAVYLYTAAHQDVVVAEHVSGADAELAARVNDLLLPIVKGVGSERAYRYLTESLQTLGGSGFLQDYPIEQYIRDSKIDSLYEGTTAIQAQDFFFRKIARDRGVALGHVAGQVQKFIDREGGNGRLKAERTLLATALEDVQAMAATLTGHLLGAGEESSELYKVGLGSVRFLLSVGDLLIGWQLLQQAEIAIKALDNGATGADVNFYTGKIAVAQFFARNQLPALTAIRTVLANLDNDIMELDEAAF
- a CDS encoding alpha/beta family hydrolase, with amino-acid sequence MRLETSAGPAEIELDVADRPRLLLLLTHGSGGGVDAKDLLVVRDRASAAGAVVARVVQPYRVAGRRAPGSVATQDAAWLEVVSQVRERFPDVPLVQGGRSNGARVACRTAVAAGAGGVLALSFPLHPPGKPEKSRREELLAASAAVDVVVINGERDPFGIPDAGDAAEVKIVPGQPHSFRAGFELIGATVDPWLSRWAA